The genomic segment GTCTAGAGGATCTGCGAATCCCTCCGGCTTATACTAAAACTTTCCAGGGACCACCTCATGGTATCCAAGTTGAAAGAGATAAATTGAACAAGTATGGACGTCCCCTATTAGGATGTACTATTAAACCTAAGTTGGGGTTATCCGCGAAGAACTATGGTAGAGCAGTTTATGAATGTCTACGTGGTGGACTTGATTTTACCAAAGATGATGAGAATGTGAACTCTCAACCATTTATGCGTTGGAGAGACCGTTTCTTATTTTGTGCCGAAGCTATTTATAAATCACAGGCTGAAACAGGTGAAATCAAAGGACATTATTTGAATGCTACTGCGGGTACATGCGAAGAAATGATGAAAAGAGCTATATTTGCCAGAGAATTGGGAGTTCCTATCGTAATGCATGACTACTTAACAGGGGGATTCACCGCAAATACTAGTTTGGCTCATTATTGCCGAGATAATGGCCTACTTCTTCACATCCACCGTGCAATGCACGCTGTTATTGATAGACAGAAGAATCATGGTATGCACTTCCGTGTACTAGCTAAAGCTTTACGTCTATCGGGTGGAGATCATGTTCACGCGGGTACAGTAGTAGGTAAACTTGAAGGAGACAGGGAGTCAACTTTGGGCTTTGTTGATTTACTGCGCGATGATTATGTTGAAAAAGACCGAAGTCGTGGTATCTTTTTCACTCAAGATTGGGTCTCACTACCAGGTGTTCTACCTGTGGCTTCAGGGGGTATTCACGTTTGGCATATGCCTGCTTTGACCGAGATCTTTGGAGATGATTCCGTACTACAATTTGGTGGCGGAACTTTAGGCCACCCTTGGGGAAATGCACCGGGTGCCGTAGCTAACCGAGTAGCTCTAGAAGCATGTGTACAAGCTCGTAATGAGGGACGTGATCTTGCAGTCGAGGGTAATGAAATTATCCGTGAGGCTTGCAAATGGAGTCCTGAACTAGCTGCTGCTTGTGAAGTATGGAAGGAGATCACATTTAACTTCCCAACCATCGATAAATTAGATGGCCAAGACTAGAAATTAGATTAGTAATTCACGTCCGTTTTATTAGTTTAATTGCAATTAAACTCGGCTCAATCCTTTTAGTAAAAAAAAGATTGAGCCGAGTTTATCTAGTGTATATACTGTTTTTGATAGATACATACTTAATCTAGATATACAAAATCTGAAAAAAAAAGAAGATTAAACACAACTACACTTTTGTATTGTAGTGTCCACAAGAAATTCTATACGAAATATGGATTCTTAGGATTTTTTTATTCTTTTTTTAAGTTTCGTGTCAG from the Brassica napus chloroplast, complete genome genome contains:
- the rbcL gene encoding ribulose-1,5-bisphosphate carboxylase/oxygenase large subunit codes for the protein MSPQTETKASVGFKAGVKEYKLNYYTPEYETKDTDILAAFRVTPQPGVPPEEAGAAVAAESSTGTWTTVWTDGLTSLDRYKGRCYHIEPVPGEETQFIAYVAYPLDLFEEGSVTNMFTSIVGNVFGFKALAALRLEDLRIPPAYTKTFQGPPHGIQVERDKLNKYGRPLLGCTIKPKLGLSAKNYGRAVYECLRGGLDFTKDDENVNSQPFMRWRDRFLFCAEAIYKSQAETGEIKGHYLNATAGTCEEMMKRAIFARELGVPIVMHDYLTGGFTANTSLAHYCRDNGLLLHIHRAMHAVIDRQKNHGMHFRVLAKALRLSGGDHVHAGTVVGKLEGDRESTLGFVDLLRDDYVEKDRSRGIFFTQDWVSLPGVLPVASGGIHVWHMPALTEIFGDDSVLQFGGGTLGHPWGNAPGAVANRVALEACVQARNEGRDLAVEGNEIIREACKWSPELAAACEVWKEITFNFPTIDKLDGQD